Proteins co-encoded in one Meiothermus sp. genomic window:
- a CDS encoding helicase HerA domain-containing protein, with amino-acid sequence MTASNVNLFNRPRERSLTEEFPYWEIHDGAMFLEDGRCEVGVELLLRPTLLLSQNELEGLLYMVRSVLRNGVPQGARARLVVEAAPAPQETVEAYGRAFDPSHPTARFLQNERYKFWSDLWARGQVMTRRAFLTVLYGNKRPRRLPFGKAELAERVKEGAKIRERIRMIAKGRGVAVQEMDSQEVFGLAYRYLNPGMRQAGVPRYRPTWQRYPRSAVEKMPGLKPPTLRTQLVRSEVDNSYRDALYIGGKWASMFTLYTIPDETYTEMGDVLALAGGGEFYLVVDVYHEPYEKALKALKARARRFYAASANTETYVDPNILVGQRETEGAIQHISQTGDHVYRVGVALILIEKEREALERRASQVVGRLSEIPGNPFRQLKNGLFEPWKSRAPFSGGMSDEVVSLLESNAADLIPLTGAWKGHEKPVALFHNRFLSLTRIDPFTPTTNNWNGIIAGGSGSGKTFFTQYILSELLRRNEVDVVILDRGRNYEALVEAFEGAFIDIRPGGETAVNMFDLDEGEHTPSPEKLQDVLRFLRAILPAGDDRTEEAVENAILEAAIEQTYKRASPDLPQPDGTYRKVYQGARLSDLVQTLVLLDEVGSRPASPSEKEVARKLALRLQSWVGDSPKGQFLDRPTSVPLARARVVCYELEGLKDDLEVIGTLLIADLVWKRAKKGQGRRVLVVLDEAWKVFQSPYASALVEELYRRFRFLGGGIWSITQSLADFAGEGPRALLQNTSFHFLLRLSGSDAEHAVMRDVLGMPDRAIAVHARLTGVKGVYSEGLAWIRTGEGREGEVIVVRPNPVDYWMFTTDKGEVARRRAAVQRYGDVIRAVRALAYGEEKT; translated from the coding sequence ATGACCGCGAGTAATGTAAATCTCTTCAACCGCCCTCGGGAGCGCTCGCTCACCGAGGAGTTTCCGTATTGGGAGATCCACGACGGGGCGATGTTTCTTGAGGATGGGCGGTGCGAGGTGGGGGTGGAGTTGTTGCTCCGCCCCACCCTGCTCCTATCCCAGAACGAGCTCGAGGGGCTCCTCTACATGGTGCGGAGTGTGCTCAGGAACGGGGTGCCGCAAGGGGCGCGGGCCCGGCTGGTGGTGGAGGCGGCCCCGGCTCCCCAGGAAACCGTGGAGGCGTATGGGAGGGCCTTCGACCCATCCCACCCCACCGCCCGCTTCTTGCAGAACGAACGCTACAAGTTCTGGAGCGACCTGTGGGCCAGAGGGCAGGTGATGACCCGGCGGGCCTTCCTCACCGTGCTCTACGGCAACAAGCGCCCCCGGCGGCTGCCGTTTGGCAAGGCTGAACTGGCCGAGCGGGTCAAGGAAGGGGCCAAGATCCGCGAGCGAATCCGCATGATCGCCAAGGGGCGGGGGGTGGCGGTGCAGGAGATGGACTCCCAGGAGGTCTTCGGCCTGGCCTACCGCTACCTCAACCCCGGGATGCGGCAGGCCGGGGTGCCCCGCTACCGCCCCACCTGGCAGCGCTACCCCCGCAGTGCGGTGGAGAAGATGCCGGGACTCAAGCCCCCCACCCTACGCACCCAACTGGTGCGGAGCGAGGTGGACAACTCCTACCGCGACGCCCTCTACATCGGGGGCAAGTGGGCCAGCATGTTCACCCTCTACACCATCCCCGACGAGACCTACACCGAGATGGGCGACGTGCTGGCCCTGGCCGGAGGGGGTGAGTTCTACCTGGTGGTGGATGTCTACCACGAGCCCTACGAGAAGGCCCTGAAAGCCCTCAAAGCGCGGGCCAGGCGGTTCTACGCCGCCAGCGCCAACACCGAGACCTACGTTGATCCCAACATCCTGGTCGGGCAGCGGGAGACCGAGGGGGCCATCCAGCACATCTCCCAGACGGGCGACCACGTGTACCGGGTGGGGGTAGCCCTGATCCTGATCGAAAAGGAGCGGGAGGCCCTGGAGCGCCGGGCGAGTCAGGTGGTGGGGCGGCTGTCGGAAATCCCCGGCAACCCTTTCCGGCAGCTCAAGAACGGCCTCTTCGAGCCCTGGAAGAGCCGGGCCCCGTTTAGCGGGGGGATGAGCGACGAGGTGGTGAGCCTGCTGGAATCCAACGCCGCCGACCTGATCCCCCTCACCGGGGCCTGGAAGGGGCACGAGAAGCCGGTGGCGCTCTTCCACAACCGCTTCCTCTCCCTCACCCGCATAGACCCCTTTACCCCTACCACCAACAACTGGAACGGGATTATTGCGGGCGGATCGGGCTCGGGGAAGACCTTTTTCACACAATACATTCTTTCCGAACTGCTGCGCCGCAACGAGGTGGACGTGGTGATCCTCGACCGGGGACGCAACTACGAGGCGCTGGTGGAGGCCTTTGAAGGGGCCTTCATTGACATCCGCCCCGGCGGGGAGACGGCGGTCAATATGTTCGACCTGGACGAGGGCGAACACACCCCCAGCCCGGAGAAGCTCCAGGACGTGCTGCGCTTTTTGCGGGCCATCCTCCCGGCGGGGGACGACCGCACCGAGGAGGCGGTGGAGAACGCCATCCTGGAAGCGGCCATCGAGCAGACCTACAAGCGGGCCAGCCCCGACCTGCCCCAGCCGGACGGCACGTACCGCAAGGTCTACCAGGGGGCCCGACTCTCTGACCTGGTGCAAACCCTGGTGCTGCTGGACGAGGTGGGCAGCCGCCCGGCCTCTCCCTCGGAGAAGGAAGTCGCCCGCAAGCTGGCCTTGCGGCTTCAGTCCTGGGTAGGTGACAGCCCCAAGGGGCAGTTTCTCGACCGGCCTACCAGCGTCCCCCTGGCCCGGGCGCGGGTGGTGTGCTACGAGCTCGAGGGCCTCAAGGACGACCTGGAGGTGATCGGCACGCTCCTGATCGCCGACCTGGTGTGGAAGCGGGCCAAGAAGGGGCAGGGGCGGCGGGTGCTGGTGGTGCTGGACGAGGCCTGGAAGGTCTTCCAGAGCCCCTACGCCTCCGCCCTCGTCGAGGAGCTCTACCGGCGCTTCCGCTTTCTGGGCGGGGGCATCTGGAGCATCACCCAGAGCCTCGCAGACTTCGCCGGGGAAGGCCCCAGGGCTCTTTTGCAAAACACCAGCTTCCACTTCCTGCTGCGCCTTTCGGGCAGCGATGCCGAGCACGCGGTGATGCGCGACGTGCTGGGGATGCCCGACCGGGCCATTGCGGTACACGCCAGGCTGACCGGGGTGAAGGGGGTCTACTCGGAGGGCCTGGCCTGGATTCGCACCGGCGAGGGCCGGGAGGGCGAGGTGATCGTGGTGCGGCCCAACCCGGTGGACTACTGGATGTTCACCACGGACAAGGGCGAGGTGGCGCGGCGGCGGGCGGCGGTGCAGCGCTACGGCGACGTGATTCGGGCGGTGCGGGCGCTGGCTTATGGGGAGGAGAAAACATGA
- a CDS encoding TrbC/VirB2 family protein yields MHKAAILAKRLAALPEVRGLLMGLVLVGMGNVAHAQAEQAFNNLTIAICNIYNAMKGPFGLALVIIMFAIGGISLMIGGKKAVPLMIGAAIGGVILAAAPSFARIFVSGTGCA; encoded by the coding sequence ATGCACAAAGCGGCGATTTTGGCTAAACGGTTGGCGGCTCTGCCGGAGGTTCGCGGGTTGCTGATGGGGTTGGTGCTGGTGGGGATGGGCAACGTGGCCCACGCCCAGGCTGAACAAGCGTTCAACAACCTGACCATCGCCATCTGCAACATCTACAACGCGATGAAAGGCCCCTTCGGCCTGGCGCTGGTGATCATCATGTTCGCCATCGGCGGCATCAGCTTGATGATCGGCGGGAAAAAGGCCGTGCCCCTCATGATCGGGGCGGCTATCGGCGGGGTGATCCTGGCGGCGGCCCCTTCGTTTGCGCGGATTTTCGTTTCCGGTACGGGCTGCGCCTGA
- a CDS encoding DUF927 domain-containing protein, with protein MVKSIPPVHQDFISPVELEEVLPGHPRYRIQQGRIEMARLEGRGEHRTVVYVPLCNFACRIRREVRYTDGVQDELLFELEGSTAAGPLPSARVRSSEFAAMHWPVREWGARAIVTPGHGVKDHLRAAIQHLSTPEQATVYAHTGWVRQGGDWVYLHAGGGIGPEGSVEGLEVDLPPELSGFALPQPPTGEAEPEAHRRLLAMLEAGPRRVTWPLLLYALGAPINHPLGSLYVAGLTGARKTSLALLVQALWGHTAPHPPTNWEGTANALEALAFAAKDALLLIDDYAPTGHEGKQKELQGKAARILRNQGNATGRARMRSDGRMQPDRAPRGSLLVTGEDLPPGHSVRARCLILELTPGEVNLEALTRLQNQAAGFPLALAAWVRWLAGRLEGVRQQVRLRTGELRSCYPAAHGRTTDALARLQAVWEIVRAYWLEVGVISPAEAERFTREVEAVLHEVGEAQQGYQSDMNPVERFIPLVLGLLSSGRAHLGNRHDAQTPPAEPERWGWQARADGWVPQGPLVGWVDAQGIYLEPTAAYAALNRLAVESGEPLPTPRTLWKRLGERGVIRSQQRGGRVRYGVGVRIQGTTRDVVQIPGGVLAKTPNSPNMGQNTVLDDTKDVGRKPAVGSSVCPNGEGEVGAYEVEL; from the coding sequence ATGGTCAAGAGTATACCACCCGTACATCAAGACTTTATAAGCCCGGTAGAGCTTGAGGAGGTTCTGCCCGGCCATCCCCGCTACCGCATCCAGCAAGGGCGCATTGAGATGGCCCGGCTGGAAGGGCGGGGTGAGCATCGGACTGTTGTCTACGTGCCGCTTTGCAACTTTGCCTGTCGCATCCGGCGGGAGGTGCGCTACACGGATGGGGTGCAGGACGAGCTGCTGTTCGAGCTCGAGGGCTCCACCGCAGCCGGCCCCCTTCCGTCCGCCCGGGTGCGCTCGAGCGAGTTTGCTGCGATGCACTGGCCGGTGCGGGAGTGGGGGGCCCGGGCCATCGTGACGCCGGGACATGGGGTCAAAGACCATCTTCGCGCCGCCATCCAACACCTGAGCACCCCTGAGCAGGCCACGGTCTACGCCCACACCGGCTGGGTTCGGCAGGGCGGGGATTGGGTGTACCTGCACGCCGGGGGCGGCATCGGGCCGGAGGGCAGCGTGGAGGGCCTCGAGGTGGATCTCCCCCCCGAACTGAGCGGCTTCGCCCTGCCCCAACCGCCCACCGGCGAGGCCGAACCGGAGGCGCACCGGCGGCTGCTGGCAATGCTGGAGGCAGGCCCCCGGCGGGTCACCTGGCCCCTTTTGCTCTATGCCCTGGGAGCACCCATCAACCACCCGCTGGGCAGCCTGTACGTTGCCGGGCTGACCGGGGCCCGCAAGACCAGCCTGGCCCTGCTGGTGCAGGCGTTGTGGGGGCACACTGCCCCGCACCCGCCGACGAACTGGGAGGGCACGGCGAACGCCCTGGAGGCCCTGGCCTTCGCGGCCAAGGATGCCCTGCTGCTGATTGACGACTACGCCCCCACCGGACATGAGGGCAAGCAGAAGGAGCTCCAGGGTAAGGCCGCCCGGATTCTGCGCAACCAGGGCAACGCCACGGGGCGGGCGCGGATGCGCTCGGACGGACGGATGCAGCCCGACCGGGCCCCCCGGGGCAGCCTGCTGGTCACCGGCGAGGATCTGCCCCCCGGCCACAGCGTGCGGGCGCGGTGCCTGATCCTCGAGCTAACCCCGGGCGAGGTGAACCTGGAGGCGCTCACCCGGCTGCAAAACCAGGCGGCGGGGTTTCCCCTGGCCCTGGCCGCCTGGGTGCGCTGGCTGGCCGGGCGGCTGGAGGGGGTGCGGCAGCAGGTGCGGCTTCGCACCGGCGAGCTGCGCTCATGCTATCCAGCCGCCCACGGACGCACCACCGACGCCCTGGCCCGGCTTCAGGCAGTGTGGGAGATCGTGCGGGCTTACTGGCTCGAGGTGGGCGTCATCTCCCCGGCGGAGGCGGAGCGGTTCACGCGGGAGGTGGAGGCCGTCCTGCATGAGGTGGGGGAGGCGCAGCAGGGCTACCAGAGCGACATGAACCCGGTGGAGCGCTTCATCCCGCTGGTGCTGGGGCTCCTGAGCAGCGGGCGGGCCCACCTGGGCAACCGCCATGACGCCCAGACCCCCCCTGCCGAACCCGAGCGGTGGGGCTGGCAGGCCCGGGCGGACGGGTGGGTGCCCCAGGGGCCGCTGGTGGGCTGGGTGGATGCCCAGGGCATATACCTGGAACCCACCGCCGCCTACGCCGCGCTGAACCGTCTGGCGGTGGAGAGCGGGGAGCCGCTTCCTACCCCCCGCACCCTGTGGAAGCGGTTGGGCGAGCGGGGGGTGATCCGCTCGCAACAGCGGGGTGGGCGGGTGCGCTACGGGGTGGGGGTGCGGATTCAGGGCACGACCCGTGACGTGGTGCAAATTCCAGGGGGTGTCCTCGCCAAAACTCCCAACAGTCCCAACATGGGGCAAAATACTGTCCTGGACGACACAAAAGACGTTGGGAGAAAACCGGCTGTTGGGAGTTCAGTTTGTCCCAACGGCGAGGGGGAGGTGGGGGCGTATGAGGTGGAACTCTAG
- a CDS encoding helix-turn-helix domain-containing protein, whose amino-acid sequence MERPNIIRRLRKQAGLSQEALAVEAGITVSLLTKYERGEVRRPSLVCSRKLARVLALRLGVSEERLLIRIAEEFECQPSDDASA is encoded by the coding sequence ATGGAGCGCCCCAACATCATTCGCCGGTTGAGGAAGCAGGCAGGCCTCAGCCAGGAGGCGCTGGCGGTGGAAGCAGGGATCACCGTTTCGCTGCTGACGAAGTACGAGCGGGGCGAGGTGCGACGGCCCTCGCTGGTGTGCAGCCGCAAGCTGGCCAGGGTGCTGGCACTGCGGCTGGGTGTGAGCGAGGAACGCCTGCTGATACGGATCGCGGAGGAGTTCGAATGCCAGCCCAGCGACGACGCATCCGCTTAG
- a CDS encoding helix-turn-helix domain-containing protein, protein MPKKSFRTASLTPENVTPDWGRLLQSRREKLGLSREALALAAGVSPSLIAKLEQGNHDLRDVSVGRLHALLRTLHLPSIDFLLGEGPTEEFTPSAPGITPLPYYSSLTLACAGEEASTRSHFDTRLLPTRPSYTNFFLAILEQDVLRSEDLSLVEGSVLVVERKPARERGIALLGFVEEIRRPLLYRLPPEPRLVRPVSGMGAVYWLLPDGSLQPPSGKKAAMYPVPVGVIHGEFRHV, encoded by the coding sequence ATGCCTAAGAAAAGCTTCCGTACTGCCTCCCTTACCCCTGAGAACGTCACACCTGACTGGGGACGACTATTGCAGTCCAGGCGAGAAAAGCTGGGCCTCTCTCGTGAGGCGTTGGCCCTGGCTGCTGGTGTATCTCCTTCCCTGATCGCCAAACTCGAGCAGGGCAATCACGACCTCAGGGACGTGAGCGTGGGCCGTTTGCACGCGTTGTTGCGCACGCTTCACCTCCCCTCCATAGACTTTTTGTTGGGGGAGGGCCCGACCGAGGAGTTCACCCCTTCCGCCCCCGGCATCACCCCGCTGCCCTACTACTCATCGCTGACCCTGGCCTGTGCTGGGGAGGAAGCGTCCACGCGCAGCCATTTCGACACCCGATTGCTTCCCACCCGGCCCAGCTACACCAACTTCTTCCTGGCCATACTGGAGCAGGACGTACTTCGATCTGAGGATCTCAGCCTGGTCGAGGGCTCGGTGCTGGTGGTGGAGCGGAAACCCGCCCGGGAGAGAGGCATCGCCCTGCTCGGTTTCGTCGAGGAAATCCGACGACCCCTGCTGTACCGCCTACCCCCGGAGCCCCGGCTGGTGCGGCCAGTCAGCGGGATGGGGGCGGTGTACTGGCTCCTGCCGGACGGCTCTCTCCAGCCCCCCTCCGGTAAGAAAGCCGCTATGTACCCTGTCCCGGTGGGTGTCATCCACGGGGAGTTCCGTCACGTATGA
- a CDS encoding recombinase family protein, which yields MKLCALYTRVSTEEQVERYSLEAQQEVLTRWAEALGYEVVKTYTDPGYSGAQEDRPALTRLLADAQEKRFMVVLVYRLDRLARKVRLAYDLIERLERCGVGLMSYSEPNINTTTPIGKAVLGIMAVFAEWERDTFAERSRLGMHKAARMGKYLGGIVPYGYTVEDGRLAPLPEEAAVVQQMFAWVAERGWSTERVAQELNRLGIPPKYRRDGRGVRGKRTAGVWRGGGVLRILKNRTYIGEYTYGKRTTKPQPELVKVAVPPIVEPTLFEAVQEQLTRNALFATRNARSVYLLKGLIRCGMCGRAYVGSADYYACVGRTNRQASPIPEMRCTAPHVRRADLEERIWHDIRSFLLNPGEALQAFINEESPESHEVSLLERRLQALFEARARLLDLYLEGGVEKETYYARLEDLDARVREVQASVETARQRSIAERQRKEALHSLESLSARLRDRIDRLTPEEKQAVARELVEGVTVRPGKGEVEVEVRYRFGQIAPHTGRGSWPQSAKTAQDR from the coding sequence ATGAAGCTTTGCGCTCTCTATACCCGTGTTTCCACCGAGGAGCAGGTCGAGCGCTACTCCCTCGAGGCTCAGCAGGAGGTGCTCACGCGCTGGGCCGAAGCTCTGGGGTATGAGGTGGTCAAAACCTACACCGACCCCGGCTACTCAGGAGCCCAGGAGGATCGGCCTGCCCTGACCCGCCTGCTCGCGGATGCTCAGGAGAAGCGTTTTATGGTGGTGCTGGTCTATCGCCTTGACCGCCTGGCCCGCAAGGTGCGCCTGGCCTACGACCTCATCGAGCGGCTGGAGCGGTGTGGGGTGGGACTCATGAGCTACTCCGAGCCGAATATCAACACCACCACCCCCATCGGCAAGGCGGTGCTGGGGATCATGGCCGTCTTCGCTGAGTGGGAGCGCGACACCTTTGCCGAACGCAGCCGCCTGGGCATGCACAAAGCTGCCCGGATGGGAAAGTACCTCGGTGGCATCGTGCCCTATGGCTACACCGTCGAAGACGGTCGCCTGGCTCCTTTGCCCGAGGAGGCGGCGGTGGTGCAGCAGATGTTTGCCTGGGTGGCCGAACGGGGCTGGAGCACCGAGCGGGTAGCCCAGGAACTCAATCGACTGGGAATCCCCCCCAAGTACCGTCGAGACGGTCGAGGGGTACGTGGTAAGCGCACTGCCGGAGTCTGGCGCGGTGGTGGGGTACTGAGAATCCTCAAGAACCGCACCTATATTGGCGAGTACACCTATGGTAAGCGCACCACCAAACCCCAGCCAGAGTTGGTGAAGGTGGCAGTGCCTCCCATCGTGGAACCTACCCTTTTCGAAGCTGTACAGGAGCAGCTAACCCGTAACGCTCTCTTCGCTACCCGCAACGCGAGGAGCGTGTACCTGCTAAAGGGGCTTATCCGCTGCGGGATGTGCGGGCGCGCTTACGTCGGATCAGCCGACTACTACGCGTGCGTGGGGCGAACCAACCGTCAGGCGTCTCCCATTCCTGAGATGAGATGTACCGCTCCGCACGTGCGCAGGGCAGACCTGGAAGAGAGGATCTGGCACGACATCCGCTCCTTCCTGCTCAACCCTGGCGAGGCCTTGCAGGCTTTCATAAATGAGGAGTCCCCGGAAAGCCATGAAGTCTCCCTGCTGGAAAGACGCTTGCAGGCCCTCTTCGAAGCCCGGGCCCGCCTGCTGGATCTTTATCTGGAGGGAGGGGTGGAAAAGGAAACCTACTACGCCCGCCTCGAAGATCTGGACGCCCGCGTCCGGGAAGTCCAGGCGAGCGTGGAAACAGCCCGGCAGCGCTCCATCGCCGAGCGCCAGCGCAAGGAAGCCCTCCACTCCCTGGAGAGCCTCTCGGCCCGCCTGCGTGATCGGATAGACCGCCTTACCCCGGAAGAGAAGCAAGCCGTGGCACGAGAGCTGGTGGAGGGAGTAACCGTGCGGCCCGGAAAGGGAGAGGTCGAGGTTGAGGTGCGTTACCGGTTCGGGCAGATTGCACCTCACACGGGCAGGGGTTCATGGCCGCAATCAGCAAAAACCGCGCAGGATAGGTGA